From the genome of Malus sylvestris chromosome 6, drMalSylv7.2, whole genome shotgun sequence, one region includes:
- the LOC126626765 gene encoding glucan endo-1,3-beta-glucosidase 11-like: MAATTSFPYSSAIFLSILIISGFMFPETVNSMGINYGQIANNLPSPDDVVPLVKAIGISKIKLYDADPKVLKAFANTGVQFIVGLPNEYLAKVQDPAQAQSWVKSNVQAHLPATNITCIFVGNEVLTFNDTSLSNNLLPAMQSVHTALVGLGLDKQVAVTTAHSLSILQTSYPPSAGAFRRDLTGCITPILNFHAKTGSPFLINAYPYFAYKSNPKQVQLEYVLFQPNSGSLDPATNLHYDNMLFAQIDAVYSALGSLGFKKLPVHISETGWPSKGDEDEVGATPENAKKYNGNLIKLICQKKGTPLRPGSDLNIYVFALFNENMKPGPSSERNFGLFKPDGSPAYSIGLSTGNISFGNSNSSSSSGSGSGSGQGQVNPISNGGSPSGSSGTPYLSISSAPATERFHVIGWIAMMWLLASLLMES; this comes from the exons ATGGCAGCCACCACTAGCTTCCCCTACTCCTCtgcaattttcctttcaattctcATCATTTCAG gGTTCATGTTTCCAGAAACGGTAAATTCAATGGGGATAAACTACGGCCAAATCGCCAACAACTTACCCTCTCCCGACGACGTCGTTCCGCTGGTGAAAGCCATCGGCATCTCCAAGATCAAGCTCTACGACGCCGATCCCAAAGTCCTCAAAGCCTTCGCCAACACCGGCGTTCAGTTCATAGTGGGCCTCCCCAACGAGTACCTTGCCAAGGTCCAGGACCCGGCCCAGGCCCAATCCTGGGTCAAGTCCAATGTCCAGGCCCATCTCCCCGCCACCAACATTACCTGCATCTTCGTCGGCAATGAGGTCCTCACCTTCAACGACACGTCGTTGAGCAACAATCTCCTCCCGGCAATGCAGAGCGTCCACACCGCCCTTGTCGGTCTAGGCCTTGACAAGCAAGTCGCCGTCACCACCGCCCACTCCCTCTCCATTCTCCAGACCTCGTATCCGCCGTCCGCCGGCGCTTTCCGCCGAGATCTGACCGGCTGCATCACTCCGATCCTCAATTTCCACGCCAAAACCGGATCGCCGTTCCTGATCAATGCCTACCCTTACTTCGCTTACAAATCGAACCCTAAGCAAGTGCAGCTCGAGTACGTCCTCTTCCAGCCAAACTCCGGCTCCCTTGATCCTGCCACCAATCTCCACTACGACAACATGCTGTTCGCCCAGATCGACGCCGTGTACTCCGCCCTGGGCTCCCTCGGTTTCAAGAAGCTCCCGGTCCACATCTCCGAGACCGGGTGGCCGTCGAAGGGCGACGAGGACGAGGTCGGAGCGACGCCGGAGAACGCGAAGAAGTACAACGGTAATCTGATCAAGCTCATTTGCCAGAAGAAGGGCACGCCGCTCAGGCCCGGGTCGGATCTCAACATCTACGTGTTCGCGCTGTTCAATGAGAACATGAAACCCGGCCCGAGTTCAGAGAGGAACTTCGGGCTGTTTAAACCCGACGGGTCGCCCGCGTACTCAATCGGGCTCTCGACGGGCAACATTTCCTTTGGAAACTCTAATTCAAGTTCAAGTTCGGGTTCGGGTTCGGGTTCGGGCCAGGGACAGGTGAATCCGATTAGTAATGGTGGGTCGCCGTCGGGTTCTTCCGGCACGCCATACTTGTCCATTTCCTCCGCCCCCGCCACG GAGAGATTCCATGTGATTGGTTGGATTGCGATGATGTGGCTGCTGGCCTCGTTGTTGATGGAAAGCTGA